From one Mytilus edulis chromosome 1, xbMytEdul2.2, whole genome shotgun sequence genomic stretch:
- the LOC139495167 gene encoding uncharacterized protein — MKFGRNKKVTINSWNGYVDIHLENMPNQKSISLGADEMEQLMEVFTRNFADTKKVIENKTSSQKPPQEVATSPKSTNKITKRKRKLTNVKNNPICSERGGRKSPQNSESEEVEQIFTTKRPKVIEITDSESDFE; from the exons ATGAAATTTGGTAGGAACAAAAAAGTTACAATAAATTCGTGGAATGGGTATGTTGACATTCACTTGGAGAACATGCCAAACCAAAAATCCATTTCATTAGGGGCAGATGAAATGGAACAGTTAATGGAAGTCTTTACAAGAAATTTTGCGGATACGAAGAAAGTGATTGAAAATAAG aCCTCCTCGCAAAAACCTCCCCAGGAGGTAGCTACATCGCCAAAATCAACCAACAAG atCACCAAACGAAAACGGAAACTGACAAATGTTAAGAACAATCCCATTTGTTCTGAGCGAGGCGGTAGAAAGTCGCCACAAAACTCAGAAAGTGAAGAAGTG gagCAAATCTTCACCACAAAAAGACCAAAGGTTATTGAAATAACGGACTCCGAATCGGATTTCGAATGa